Sequence from the Kribbella aluminosa genome:
CCTGCCGTGGGCCTACACGAAGGGCGCGGTCGAGGCCACCCGCCAGCATTCCCTGACCTTCACGAAGCCGGACCGTTAGCGACTACCAGGCGGGCGCACTGGCCTCGGCGAACAGCTCCTCCGGCCAGGTCCAGAGCGCCCGCTGGGTCAGCAGGATCGAGATGGTCCCGTCAGCGGTCGTCGACCACAGGGTGCCCAGCCCACCGGCCCAGCCGTACCGCCCGTCGTCGCCAACGGACACCCCGTAGCCCCAGCCGGTGTCCGGGCCGAGGAAGTCGAGGGACCCAGCTCGCTGTACCGGTGTGAGCTGGTCGGTGGTCATCTCGGCTACCGCCTCCCGCGACAGCAGGTCGCCGCTCTCCAGCATCCGGGTGAACGCGTGGAAGTCGTCCACCGTCGAGATCAGCCCACCCGCAGCGTCCGGGAACGACGGCGGCGTCAGCCACTGGCTCTCGGCCGCCGTGTCGAGCACGTCGTCCCCGACGTACGCCGTGGTGAGCCGAGCAGGATCCGCCGCGGTGAACCCGGTGTCACGCATTCCCAGCGGCTCGAACAGCCGCTCGCGCAGGAACTCCTCCAGCGGCTGACCCGAGACCCGTGAGATGAGTACGCCGAGCAGATGCGAGCCCGTGGCGTACAGCCAATGCTCACCCGGCTGGTACTGCAGCGGTAGCGTCCCGAGCCGCCGCATCCACTCGTCCGGCTCCAGGTCCGTCCGCGGGATAGGTGGCCCGAACGTCCGTACGCCGAGCTCCTCCTCAGCCTGCCGCAGCCCCGGGTTGCCGGACTCACCCAGACCGAGCCGGAACGTCAGCAGGTCCCGCACCGTGATCGCCCGCTCAGCCGGCACCGTGTCGTCGACCGGCCCGTCCGGTTCTCGCAGTACGACGGGATTCGCGAGCTCGGGCAGTACGTCGGCGGCAGGCGCGTCCAGCGACAGTTGGAGGTCGTCGACGAGGAGCATGGTCGCCGCTGCGGTGATCGGCTTCGTGAACGACGACACCCGGAACAGGCTGTCCCGCTCGAGGTCCGGCCCGTCGTACGCCGTCCGGCCGTGGACTTGGAGGTGTGTCTCGTCGCCACGGCTCACCAGGCTGATCAGACCGGGTACGACGCCGTTGTCGACGTAGGTGTTCAGCATCAGCCCAGTCCAGCAGCGAACGGCCTGTCGCGCCACTGTCTCAGTCATCCCCTGATGTGCGCAGGGGGATCAACCGGTTAGGTGTGAGCGCTGCGTCCACCGGGCGATCGTGGGAGTCGGACGGGAGCGTGTCGACGACCTCTGTGTCGTACACGGCGGCCCACACCGGCGTACCGGGACGTACGCGGGCGAGGGCCCGGTCGTACGAGCCGCCGCCTCGTCCCAGCCGTACGCCGTCGTAAGCGACCGCCACGGCCGGGCAGATGACCAGGTCGGCGGTGGCGATGGCGCCGGAGCCCAGGTCGACCGGCGGCTCCGACAGGCCGAGCCGCCCGGGCACCAGGTCCGCCGCGCCAGGGGCAACGCCCCAGCCCAGGTCGTTGTCGGCGTACAGGATCGGCAGCAGCACCTCGCGTTGTGTCGCGAGCAGCCAGTCGATCAGCGCACCGGTCTGCGGCTCAGGCCCCATGGACACGTACAGCGCGATCCGGTACACGGCCGGCAGCACCTGTTGGACGCTCGCCAGCAGTCCCTCCGCGTGGTGCCGTGCACCCCGCGCCTCCAGGAACTGCTGCCGCGCCACAGCCTTCGTCAAGAACACCTTCTGATCGTATGAGCGTGACGCGGGCAACACTGGGATTACCGGCTGTCCCCTAGGGTTGGTGCATGGGTGAGGTGGGTCTCAGACAAGCGCAGGAGAAAATGCGCGCGGCCGGTGCGGCCGACGTTGCAATACGCGTCTTCACGCACTATTACCGGCTGCTCGAGTCCGGGCACCAGGGCAAGATCCCCGAGGACGACATCGAGCCGGTCGGTGACCTGCCGCACCTGGACCATCTGGACACCGACCCGGACGCGCGCCGCGCAGCGCTCGCCGAGACGGTGGTGATCAAGCTCAACGGCGGCCTCGGTACGTCGATGGGCGTCACCGGCCCGAAGTCCGCGCTGCCGGTGAAGGACGGGCTGAGCTTCCTGGACATCATCGCCCGGCAGATCCTCGGGACCCGGCGTGCGTACGACGTACCGCTGCCGCTGGTGCTGATGAACTCGTTCCGCACCAAGACCGAGTCGCTGCGGATCCTCGGCGAGTACGACGGGCTGGCGATCGACGGCCTGCCGCTCGACTTCCTGCAGAACATGGAGCCGAAGCTGCTCGCCGACGACCTGACGCCGGCCGAGTGGGAGCCGGACCCGGAGCTCGCCTGGTGCCCGCCCGGCCACGGCGACCTGTTCACCGCGCTGGTTGCCTCCGGCACCCTCGACGCGCTCCGCGAGCACGGCTTCCGGCATGCGTTCATCTCGAACGCCGACAACCTGGGCGCCACCCCGGACCCGCGGATCGCGGCCTGGATGGCGGAACATTCCGTACCGTTCGGTATGGAGGTCTGCCGACGGACCAGGTCCGACCGCAAGGGCGGGCACGTCGCGGTCCGCAAGTCCGACGGGCGCCTGATCCTGCGGGACAGCGCGCAGGTCGCCGACGAGGACACGCAGTACTTCCAGGACATCAGCCGGCACAAGATGTTCAACACCAACAACCTGTGGATCGACCTGGACCGGCTGGCCGACCTGATGGCCGGGCACGACGGCATCCTCGGGCTGCCGATCATGGTGAACCGGAAGACCGTCGACCCGGCCGACCCGTCGTCGCCGAAGGTGATCCAGCTGGAGACCGGGATGGGTACCGCGATCGAGACCTTCGAGGGGTCCCAGGCGGTGATCGTGGACCGCAGCCGGTTCAAGCCGGTGAAGACCACGAACGACCTGCTCGTCCTGCGCTCGGACGTCTACGAGCTGGACGAGGCCGGTGAGCTGACCACGAAGCACGAGGGTGACGAGCCGTACGTCGACCTGGACCCGGAGTACTTCCGGATCCTCGCCGACTTCGAGGCACGGTTCCCGGCGGGGCCGCCGTCGCTGGTCGCCGCCGACCGGCTGGCGGTCCGCGGTGACGTTGCCTTCGGCAAGGACGTGACGGTGGTCGGGGACGTCGAGGTGACCGCGCCGGCCGGCGAGCGCCGGGTGATCCCGGACGGAACCGAGCTGCGTTGACCGACGACCTCCTGGTCCGTCCGCTGGAGCCGTCCGACACCGCCGGGGCCGCCGCCGTCTGGTGGCGGTCACGGCACGCCGACGGGTCCCAGCTGCCGCCGGCGATCCACACCGCGGAGCAGGTCGCCGGCTGGTTCGCCGACGTACTGCTGCCGGACGGGGGCACCTGGGTGGCGCTCGACGAGGACCGGATCGTCGCGGTCCTCACCCTCGACGGCGACGACCTCGACCAGCTGTACGTCGCCCCGGAGGCGGCCGGGCGGCGGATCGGCTCGGTCCTGGTCGACCTGGCGAAGGACCTCCGCCCCGGCGGGCTGGCGCTGTGGACGTTCCAGACCAACCTGCGCGCCCAGTCCTTCTACCGGCAGCACGGCTTCCACGAGGTACGCCGTACCGACGGCTCGGCCAACGAGGAACACGCGCCGGACGTCCGCATGGTCTGGGGCAAACATCCGGAATCGGACCTCACCTAGAACCACACCGGACTTCTTCACGCACCCTCCCGGACGATCGCAGGAAACGGCGGTTTGGTGGATTAGGGTCGAGCACGTGAGACGAAGTGTGGATGAGCATCTGGAGGCCGTACTCGGACGGGTGACGGCCCTGCCGGCGTTCGATCAGCCGTTGATGGACGCGGTCGGGCTGATGCTCTGCGAGGACATCGTCTCGGGGGTGAGCCTGCCGGGGTTCGACAACTCGGCCATGGACGGGTACGCCGTGCAGGCCGCGGACCTGGCCGGTGCCTCGGACGAGAACCCGATCAGCCTGCCGGTGGTCGGGGAGTTCCGGGCCGGGCGCAGCGAGCCGATCGTGGTCACCCCTGGGACCTGTGTGCGGATCATGACCGGTGCACCGATGCCGCGCGGCGCGGACAGCGTCGTGCCGGTCGAGTGGACCGACGGCGGGACCGTCACGGTCCGGATCACCCAGCAGCCGCCGGTCGGCGGTTCGGTGCGGTATGCGGGCGAGGACGTGACGGCCGGGGTGCAGGTGCTCGACCGGGACACGGTCCTCGGCCCACGGCAGATCGCGGTGCTGGCGGCGGTCGGCCGGGCCCGGGTGAAGGCGCGGCCGCGGCCGCGGGTGGTGGTGATCTCGACCGGAGCCGAGCTGCGCGAGCCGGGCAGCCGGCTGGGCGACGGGCAGATCTACGACTCGAACAGCTACACCCTGGCGGCGTGCGCCCGGGACGCCGGCGCGGTGGCGTACCGGGTCGGCATCGTCGACGACGACCCGAAACGGATCATGGACACGCTCTCCGACCAGCTGGTGCGGGCCGACCTGGTGATCACCACCGGCGGCGTCAGCATGGGGGCGTACGACATCGTCAAGGAGGAGCTCTCCAAGCTCGGCACCGTGGACTTCCCGCAGGTCGCGATGCAGCCCGGGAAGCCGCAGGGGTTCGGGGTGATCGGCGACGACGAGGTGCCGATCTTCACGCTGCCCGGCAACCCGGTCTCGGCGTACATCTCGTTCGAGGTTTTCGTCCGGCCCGCGCTGCGCAAGATGATGGGGCAGATGCCGTACCGGCGGACGCTGGTCCCCGGGGTCACGCTCGACGGGTTCAGCTCACCGGCGGGGCGGCGGCAGTTCGTCCGTGCCGCGGCCACCTCAGGCGACGAGGGCTGGATGGCCAGTACAGTCGGCGGGCACGGCTCCCACCTGCTGGGCGGGCTGAGCCGGGCGAACGCACTGATCGTGGTGCCGGAGGACGTGACGTCGGTCCGGTCCGGCGATCAAGTGGAGCTGATGCTGCTAGGGGGTGAGACCGGATGACGCACGACCCGGGTGCGACCGGTACGCCGGGGCCTGGCGGGCTGACCCATGTCGACGAGACCGGGGCGGCGCGGATGGTGGACGTGTCCGCGAAGGACGCCGGCGCCCGCCGGGCCGTTGCCAGCGGCAAGGTTTTCGTCTCCGCCGAGGTGGTGACGGCGCTGCGCGGTGACGGCGTGCCGAAGGGCGACGCGCTCGGCGTCGCCCGGATCGCCGGGATCATGGGCGCGAAGCGCACCCCGGACCTGGTGCCGCTCTGCCATCCGATCGCGATCACCGGCGCCAAGGTCGACCTGGAGGTCGCGGACGACGCAGTACTGATCCGCGCCCAGGTGAAGACCACCGACAGGACCGGCGTCGAGATGGAGGCGCTGACGGCGGTCGCGGTCGCCGGGCTCGCGATCATCGACATGGTGAAGGCGCTGGACCCGGCCGCCGTGCTGTCCGACGTACGGGTGGAGCTGAAAGAAGGCGGCAAGACCGGGCACTGGGAGCGGTCGTGAGAGCCCTCGTCGTCAGCATCTCGAACCGCGCCGCGGCCGGGGTGTACACCGACACGACCGGTCCGCTGATCGCAGCACGCCTGGCTGACTGGGGTTTCGACGTGTCAGGCCCAGACGTCGTCCCGGACGGTGCGCCCGTCGGTAAGGCATTGCGGGCCGCTGTCGAGGCGTCGTACGACGTGGTGCTGACGACAGGCGGTACGGGGATCTCGCCGACCGACGAGACACCCGAGCAGACGGCGGCCGTGCTGACGAAGGTCGTGCCGGGGATCGCGGAAGCCATCAGGGCCTACGGCATCGCGAACGGCGTACCGACGGCAGCACTGTCCCGCGGCCTTGCCGGAATCGCCGGTACTACGGTCATCGTCAACCTGCCCGGTTCACGGGGCGGCGTGAAGGACGGGCTCGCCGTACTGGAACCGCTGCTGCGACACGCCGTCGAGCAGGTGCACGGTGGGGACCACCTGCGGACGGACACCGACTGATGGCGATCGTGCAATGGCCGGTCGAGCTGAAGCACGGGCAGGTCGGCCTCCGACCGCTGCGCGCCGGCGACGGCGGCGAATGGGCCGCGGCACGCCAGCGGAACGTCAGCTGGCTACGACCGTGGGACGCGACCCAACCACCAGGCGCAGAGGACGGCGCGCGCACCTTCCGCGCGATGGCCCGCGACTGGAACCGGCAGGCCCGCTTCGGGCGGATGCTCCCGTTCGTCATCACGTACGGCGGTGCGGCCGGCGCCGGCGCCCGCGCGAAATGGCCGCTGGTCGGACAGCTCACGGTGTCCGGAATCACCTACGGCTCTGCCCGTTGGGCGAACCTCGGCTACTGGGTCGACGAGCAGTACGCCGGTCGCGGCATCGTGCCGACCGCCGTCGCGATGGCCGCCGACCACTGCTGGTTCACCCTTGGTCTGCACAGGATCGAGGTCGCGATCCGCCCGGAGAACAAGGCAAGTCTGCGGGTGGTGGAGAAGCTCGGCTTCCGGTACGAGGGCGAGCGGCCGCGGTTCCTGCACATCGACGGTGATTGGCGCGACCACCGGATCTTTGCCCTCAATATCGAGGACGTAGGACCCGGTCTCGTAGCGCGACTGCGCTGACTACGCTGCGTGCTATTCACATCAGTCACACGAGTCTTCTTGCGACACACCGTGCCACGTACCTGATCTGGCCCCCGCCGCGCCTTAGCGTCGTCGCATGGGGACGACAGGACTGATCTATGTGGCGATCGTCGCCGCGTGGGCTGCCTATCTCGTCCCGATGTGGCTGAAGCGCGGTGACGAAGCCCGGCGCAAGCCGGTCGTGCCGTCCTCCGACGAAGCCCGGGTGCTGTCCCGCGATCCGTCCCGACCGCGGTACGTCGTACGCCCGGCCGCAGCCCCCGCGGCCGGCGACCCGTCGCCGCCCAAGCGCTACATCCCGAACCGAGCCCGCCGGGTGGCCGCGATGCGCCGTCGGCGGGTGCTGTCGATCCTGACTCTTTCGCTGCTGTCCGTCGTCGCGCTCGCCGGCCTGTCGATCCTGCCGTGGTGGACCGTCGCGGTGCCCGGGGCAATGATCGCCGGATTCGTCGTCCTCACCCGGGTGCAGCTGCGGCGGCAGGCCCGCGCCCGTGCAGCGATCGCGGCGGACCGACGTACCTGGATCCGCGCCCAGCACGACCGCGGACCCGCCGGCAAGCCCGCGCCGGCCCCCGACGACGAGATGACCGTCGAGGTCGAGCTCCCCGCGGAACCCGCCCCCGCTCCCGCTCCGGCAGCGAAGAAAGAGCCGGCCGCGGAGGGCCTGTGGGACCCCGTGCCGGTGACGCTGCCGACGTACGTCATGAAGGAGAAGGCACCCGACCGTACGGTCCGGACCATCTCGCTCACCGACGACGAAGTGTTCTCCAGCGCCCGCACCACCGACCCCGCGGAGAAGCCCGCCAGCACCGAAACCCCGGCCCCCAGGCCGATCGCCGAACCAGAGGTGAAACGCGCCGTCGGCGACTGATATCCAGTTTTAGATCGCGGGGCTCCACGTGTTAGAGTTTCGCGGTCGCCAGGGAAACCCGGCGAACAAGTCTGGGGCTGTGGCGCAGTTGGTAGCGCGCTTCGTTCGCAACGAAGAGGCCAGGGGTTCGAATCCCCTCAGCTCCACCCAGTAGTCGAAGGGCCGGTCACCCACCTCGGGCAGACCGGCCTTTATTTGTGCGGCGTCCTGGGAGCCCGTCCGCAGACCGACGGCGGCGTTCGATGAGGTCTGACAACTCATCGTCAGGTTTCGAGTCTTCCCCTCGTCGTCCTGGGTGCGCGGCGACATCCGCCTTTTCAGAAGTATCCGACCGTGCACCGACTTCGATCTACGAGCAGCCGGGAGGCTACGATCCTGTACCGGCTTGGACGACACCGGACCTCGGGGACTCAGGAAGTGCAACTCGCCGAGAATGCACCGGTCTATCGGCCACCTGGGCCGGCGCATCAACGGTGCCGGTCAGCGTCCGAGGCGCACGATCTCGATCGCAAGCTCCACCAGTGTGCGTGCCCGGCGGACCGGAGGTTCGGCCTTGATAGCGGTCACCACGTCAGTCCCGTACTCGACATCACCTTTGGCCGCGACCAATTCACGCAGCGCCCTTTCGCCTGCGGTGCCTCGGCCCGTTTGGCCAGCGATTGTCGGAGTTCTTTCGCCGCGGCGGCGTGATCCTTCTTGTTGCTTGTCGAACCGGTGAGCGCGGTGACGATCGCGTCCTTGGCGCTGATTCCGGCGTGGATCGCGTCGCCGGCTGCCGGGGCGTACCTCGTGGCGGCAAGGTTGGCTTCGGCCGAGGCGAGATACTCCTCGGCCTTCTTGAGGAAGCTCTTGGCGTGATTGCGCTGCTCGGCCGTGGCCATCATGCAGCTCCGTGCTTGACGCGCGGCTTGGCGCCGATCAGCGCGACGCCGTCACGGAAGATGTCGCTGACGACCGGCTCTCCCGAGGCGGCCAGCCGATTGAAGTCGGCCTCGGTCAAGACGAGTACATCGCAATTGTTGCCGAGATGCATACGGACACTGTCCTCGAGCTCAACGCGGTTGTCCCAGCCGGGCGGCGCAATGACCGCTAGATCAATGTCACTGTCCGGCGTTGCCTCACCGCGAGCGATCGACCCGAAGAGGAGCACCGCCTGCACGTCGCCGTCGATCACCGCACTGACGGCATCTCGCAGAGCCGCGATCGGGTCCAGCAGAGTCCGCAGCGGAGCCACGGAGGCGTGCTCCTCGTTGATGGTGTGTACGCCAGCCCGCCCGATGGTCTGGGTCTCCGTCAGGCCGAGCTATGGATCTGTCGCCCGGTCAGGGGCGTATCGGTGCGCAGTAGCGCCGCGAGCACGGCGCCTCGTGCCCCGGGGATGATCCCGCCGAACGGCTCATTGAAGAACATATGAACAAATACCTGTCATATGAAAGGTGAGACAGTCATCTGACAGGTGACGTGGGCGAGCAATCCCTGGGGCGGGCGCTAGACATGCCCAGTCTCAGCCGCGAAATCGGCTCAGCCGTCGCGACTATACGCTCGCCGAGCGAGGCGGACACTATGTGCAGGACGATCAGCCGCAGCTCGTCGCAGAGGCGATAGACGAGATCATCCGTGCTTGGCCGGCGGCGGCCGTGCTCGAAGGCGGCCCCCGGGATGTGGTGGCACTCGTCCGCGACGATCAGCCCGTAGCGCGGAGGACCGGCTCGAGGTACCGCGACCCGCTGACATCCCAGCCAACCATCGCCGGAACGTCAAGACCGAGATCCTGTGTGTCTCGCGTGTCGACTCGTCACAAGCGGCCACGTCGGTCCCGCAACTGAATGCTGCGGTTCTGAGGACACGCCGGATCGTCTCAGCATCAACTCCAAGTCGCTCACCCACACGCTTGAGTGACGGGCCCGTCGCATAGAGCCCTTCAGCCTCCACCTCCTGCTCGGGCGAGAGTCCCCGTGGGCGAATTTGGATTCCGTTCCTCCGCAGGATCAATACAGCAATCTCCGGGGGACGCCGAACCGTGTGCCCAGCTTTCGCAGGTTCGAGCCTTCCGCGTAACCGGCGATCAGGTGAGCGGTCTGCTCAGCATCGAGCTGCTTGGCTGTCCGAGTCCGTCTACGCGGTAGGTCGACTGAATCTGGCGTTGAGGACGGCTTCGGTCGTCTTGGGGGCGGTTGGGTCCGTTAGGGGAGGGGGACGTCGTTGGGGGGTGGGAGGGTGCTGCCGTCGCGGAGCAGGATCGGGCCGACTGGGGTGGGGGTGTTCACGGGTGGGGAGGGTGGCGGGGTGGGGGACGGTGTGGGGTTGGGTGGGGGCGGCTGCACGATTGTGGTGCCGTACTTCGGGGGTGGTGGGTTGAGTGCGGCCTGGGGCGACAGGTCGACCAGGTCGGCCAGGCCCTTGTCGTTGTCGACTCTGGCGACCCCGAGTGTGGGCAGGCCGAGGAGGTCTAGCGCGGTCTTGGGGATGCTGGGATGCCAGGACCAGCGGTGATCGATGCCCGGCTTGACCCGGCCGCCGAACATGAGCAGGGGCACCCGCGGACCGTAGGCCAACTGGATGCCGTCGGGCGTCGTCTCGACGTTCGGGGTTTGGACGTGATCGTCGTAGCCGCCCCAGTCGTCCCACGTGAGCAGGAAGACCGTCGAGTCCCAGGCCCCGGCTGCGGTCACCGCGTCCACCACTTGCCAGACCGCATCCATGCCCTGGGTCACGTTCGCGGGCGGGTGCTCGTCGAGCGGCGAATCGTGCCACACCATCGACAGCGCGGGTAGCTTGCCCGCCTTCGCGTCGGTGATGATGTCGGCCGAGCGGACGATGTTCGGAGAACCCTTGAGCTGCTTGTAGAACTCGACCGGGTAGCCGCTGGATCCGGTGTACGCCTTCCACGTCAGCCCGTGGTCGCCGGCATGTCCTGGCAGCGATGGCATGTCCCAGACCGGGCTGGTCCCGCTGCGCGACGGGTTCTTCAGAGTCGGCGTCTGGCCGCCGACGACGAGTAGGTGGTTCGGGGTCGAGTTGGTGCCGTACCCGGAGCAGTGGTTCTCGATGAACGCGCCGCTCGCGGCGAGCCACGCATAGAACGGCAGGTCCTTGACCGTGTCGAACTGGACGTGTGCCCCGGTGCTCTTCTTGGTCAGCCACCGGTAGTAGGCCTTGCGGTCGTGCGGCTGGTCGGACGCGGGCGGATTGGCGCTCGCCGGCCAACCGGTCGCGACGTTCGCACCGAACGCGGCCATCGAAGCGAAGTAGTTGTCGGTGGTGTGGTTCTCCTGGACCATCACGATGACGTGGTCGATCGTGGCGTTGGCCATGGGGACGCCTTTCGGTCAGTGCGTCGGGATCCGCAGTGCCTGCAGGAGCGCTTCGCCGTCGGGAGTGCCGAGCCCGGTACACGCGTCCCAGCCCGGCGCTGCCTGGTAGGCACCGTTGTTTCCGCTCGTGATGTCGTGGAAGCCTGGCTGCACGGTGCCGGCGCGAACGCCCTGGTACAGCTGGGTGTGCACCAGGCCGAGGCTGCGCCCGGTGCCCTGGGCGAGGCGCGCCAGCAGCGCGGCCCACAGCGGGGCGACGGCGCTGGTGCCCCCGACCACGATGCGTTGGCCGTCGACGAGAACCTGGTACCCGGTTGCTGGATCGGCGTTGCCCGCGACATCGGGCACTCCCCGGCCGACGCCACCGCCGGCCCGCGGAGGCACCCCCGCAGCGGACTGGAAGGCCGGCACCGGGAACGCGTCGCTGACGCCGCCACCGGAGGCGCCACCGCCCGGGGTGTTCCATACCGTCTCGGAGGTGATCTTCGGCGGGAGGCCTTCGAGGTGCGTGCCGCCGCACGCGAGAGCGTGCGGGCTCGAGGCGGGGAAGTCCGCGTGCTGCACGCCGTCGCTCTGGCCGTCCGCGCTGCCGTTGTCACCGCTGGCCGCGCACACGGTCACACCGAGCGCCGCGGCGTCGGCGAATGCCTGGTCCATCGCCGTCCTTGCCTGCGCCGTCCACTGGTCCTCGGACTGACCCCAGCTGATGCTGACCACGGTCGGCGTCGGGGTGGCGTGTACCGCGGTGGTGACCGCGTCCAGGAAACCCTGATCGGTGTTGGGCGCGAAATAGACCAGCTGCCGGGCCCCTGGGGCGAGCGCACCCGCGACCTCGATGTCGAGCATCACTTCACCGTCGGCGGAGCCCGGATCGCCGGTCGGGGCGTTCTTGCCACCATCCACCTCGACCGCGCTCACCTGGGGAGCGGGGATCTTCAAGCCGGCGAAGTAGGTGCTGATATCGGCCTGCTTGAATCCACCGCCGAGCTCGATGATCGCGATGGTGTGTCCGGTCCCGTCGGTGCCGGCCGGGAAGTTGTAGAGGGAGCCGAGCTGGTCGGGCGTGAACGCCTGTGCGGCGGCCGGAGCCGCGTGCAGCCGAAACTGGGCGCGCGCCTGCGGGCGGTCGTCGAGACCGAGTACGGCGATGACAATCCCGTCGAGTTCGGCGGGCACCGACACCGCACCGGACCGGACCCGGAGCTCCACGGTGGTGCCGTGGCTGTCCTGGCTGCGGACGAGTGAGAGCTCGGTACCGAAAACGTCCGTCAGCGCGGACGCAGGCCCGCGCACGGTCACCTGCCGGGCACCGACGTGCGTTCCGGTGATGCTCAGCCCG
This genomic interval carries:
- a CDS encoding serine hydrolase domain-containing protein; translation: MTETVARQAVRCWTGLMLNTYVDNGVVPGLISLVSRGDETHLQVHGRTAYDGPDLERDSLFRVSSFTKPITAAATMLLVDDLQLSLDAPAADVLPELANPVVLREPDGPVDDTVPAERAITVRDLLTFRLGLGESGNPGLRQAEEELGVRTFGPPIPRTDLEPDEWMRRLGTLPLQYQPGEHWLYATGSHLLGVLISRVSGQPLEEFLRERLFEPLGMRDTGFTAADPARLTTAYVGDDVLDTAAESQWLTPPSFPDAAGGLISTVDDFHAFTRMLESGDLLSREAVAEMTTDQLTPVQRAGSLDFLGPDTGWGYGVSVGDDGRYGWAGGLGTLWSTTADGTISILLTQRALWTWPEELFAEASAPAW
- a CDS encoding 5-formyltetrahydrofolate cyclo-ligase yields the protein MFLTKAVARQQFLEARGARHHAEGLLASVQQVLPAVYRIALYVSMGPEPQTGALIDWLLATQREVLLPILYADNDLGWGVAPGAADLVPGRLGLSEPPVDLGSGAIATADLVICPAVAVAYDGVRLGRGGGSYDRALARVRPGTPVWAAVYDTEVVDTLPSDSHDRPVDAALTPNRLIPLRTSGDD
- a CDS encoding UTP--glucose-1-phosphate uridylyltransferase, which produces MGEVGLRQAQEKMRAAGAADVAIRVFTHYYRLLESGHQGKIPEDDIEPVGDLPHLDHLDTDPDARRAALAETVVIKLNGGLGTSMGVTGPKSALPVKDGLSFLDIIARQILGTRRAYDVPLPLVLMNSFRTKTESLRILGEYDGLAIDGLPLDFLQNMEPKLLADDLTPAEWEPDPELAWCPPGHGDLFTALVASGTLDALREHGFRHAFISNADNLGATPDPRIAAWMAEHSVPFGMEVCRRTRSDRKGGHVAVRKSDGRLILRDSAQVADEDTQYFQDISRHKMFNTNNLWIDLDRLADLMAGHDGILGLPIMVNRKTVDPADPSSPKVIQLETGMGTAIETFEGSQAVIVDRSRFKPVKTTNDLLVLRSDVYELDEAGELTTKHEGDEPYVDLDPEYFRILADFEARFPAGPPSLVAADRLAVRGDVAFGKDVTVVGDVEVTAPAGERRVIPDGTELR
- a CDS encoding GNAT family N-acetyltransferase, whose translation is MTDDLLVRPLEPSDTAGAAAVWWRSRHADGSQLPPAIHTAEQVAGWFADVLLPDGGTWVALDEDRIVAVLTLDGDDLDQLYVAPEAAGRRIGSVLVDLAKDLRPGGLALWTFQTNLRAQSFYRQHGFHEVRRTDGSANEEHAPDVRMVWGKHPESDLT
- the glp gene encoding molybdotransferase-like divisome protein Glp is translated as MRRSVDEHLEAVLGRVTALPAFDQPLMDAVGLMLCEDIVSGVSLPGFDNSAMDGYAVQAADLAGASDENPISLPVVGEFRAGRSEPIVVTPGTCVRIMTGAPMPRGADSVVPVEWTDGGTVTVRITQQPPVGGSVRYAGEDVTAGVQVLDRDTVLGPRQIAVLAAVGRARVKARPRPRVVVISTGAELREPGSRLGDGQIYDSNSYTLAACARDAGAVAYRVGIVDDDPKRIMDTLSDQLVRADLVITTGGVSMGAYDIVKEELSKLGTVDFPQVAMQPGKPQGFGVIGDDEVPIFTLPGNPVSAYISFEVFVRPALRKMMGQMPYRRTLVPGVTLDGFSSPAGRRQFVRAAATSGDEGWMASTVGGHGSHLLGGLSRANALIVVPEDVTSVRSGDQVELMLLGGETG
- the moaC gene encoding cyclic pyranopterin monophosphate synthase MoaC; protein product: MTHDPGATGTPGPGGLTHVDETGAARMVDVSAKDAGARRAVASGKVFVSAEVVTALRGDGVPKGDALGVARIAGIMGAKRTPDLVPLCHPIAITGAKVDLEVADDAVLIRAQVKTTDRTGVEMEALTAVAVAGLAIIDMVKALDPAAVLSDVRVELKEGGKTGHWERS
- a CDS encoding MogA/MoaB family molybdenum cofactor biosynthesis protein is translated as MRALVVSISNRAAAGVYTDTTGPLIAARLADWGFDVSGPDVVPDGAPVGKALRAAVEASYDVVLTTGGTGISPTDETPEQTAAVLTKVVPGIAEAIRAYGIANGVPTAALSRGLAGIAGTTVIVNLPGSRGGVKDGLAVLEPLLRHAVEQVHGGDHLRTDTD
- a CDS encoding GNAT family N-acetyltransferase translates to MAIVQWPVELKHGQVGLRPLRAGDGGEWAAARQRNVSWLRPWDATQPPGAEDGARTFRAMARDWNRQARFGRMLPFVITYGGAAGAGARAKWPLVGQLTVSGITYGSARWANLGYWVDEQYAGRGIVPTAVAMAADHCWFTLGLHRIEVAIRPENKASLRVVEKLGFRYEGERPRFLHIDGDWRDHRIFALNIEDVGPGLVARLR
- the sepX gene encoding divisome protein SepX/GlpR — its product is MGTTGLIYVAIVAAWAAYLVPMWLKRGDEARRKPVVPSSDEARVLSRDPSRPRYVVRPAAAPAAGDPSPPKRYIPNRARRVAAMRRRRVLSILTLSLLSVVALAGLSILPWWTVAVPGAMIAGFVVLTRVQLRRQARARAAIAADRRTWIRAQHDRGPAGKPAPAPDDEMTVEVELPAEPAPAPAPAAKKEPAAEGLWDPVPVTLPTYVMKEKAPDRTVRTISLTDDEVFSSARTTDPAEKPASTETPAPRPIAEPEVKRAVGD
- a CDS encoding nucleotidyltransferase domain-containing protein, whose translation is MAPLRTLLDPIAALRDAVSAVIDGDVQAVLLFGSIARGEATPDSDIDLAVIAPPGWDNRVELEDSVRMHLGNNCDVLVLTEADFNRLAASGEPVVSDIFRDGVALIGAKPRVKHGAA
- a CDS encoding alkaline phosphatase family protein, giving the protein MANATIDHVIVMVQENHTTDNYFASMAAFGANVATGWPASANPPASDQPHDRKAYYRWLTKKSTGAHVQFDTVKDLPFYAWLAASGAFIENHCSGYGTNSTPNHLLVVGGQTPTLKNPSRSGTSPVWDMPSLPGHAGDHGLTWKAYTGSSGYPVEFYKQLKGSPNIVRSADIITDAKAGKLPALSMVWHDSPLDEHPPANVTQGMDAVWQVVDAVTAAGAWDSTVFLLTWDDWGGYDDHVQTPNVETTPDGIQLAYGPRVPLLMFGGRVKPGIDHRWSWHPSIPKTALDLLGLPTLGVARVDNDKGLADLVDLSPQAALNPPPPKYGTTIVQPPPPNPTPSPTPPPSPPVNTPTPVGPILLRDGSTLPPPNDVPLP